The window ATGTAAGAAAGAAACAAACGATAACATGATTGTTACAAAAACCAATTTATCACTTTCAGGCGCTCAGGAAGTGCCTGCAGTTACTACTACTGCAACAGGCAGTATGGATGTATCATATAACAAGAGCACCAAAGTGCTGAGTTATACCTTGCGTTGGAATAACCTGAGTGGTGCACCTGCAGCCATGCACATTCATGGTCCTGCACTTGCTGGTGTGAATGCTGGTGTATTGTCTGGTATCAGTGGATTTACTGCAGCGGCAACAGCCACATTCTCAGGTACTGTCGTTGTTGATAATATGACACTCAAAGAAGAAGACCTGCTTGGTGGAAAATGGTATGTGAACATTCACACTTCAGCCAATCCAAGTGGTGAGTTGCGCGGACAGATCAATTTTTAGTGAAATAAAAATCCCCCCACAATTCTGTGGGGGGATTTTTTTATTCTTTGGGTGCTTCGGCTTGCGTAAAGCCTTTGAGCTTATCAATGGTTTCTCTGATTTCTTTGATACTCCAGAAACGATAAACTTCCGGTGCTTTACCATCTTTTCCTTCCATAGAAGTCATCTGATGATAGGGTGTAACCACAAAAGCTTCTACGTTATCAGATAGTTTGGCAACCTGCCCAGGTGCCAAAAAGAAATTTCTGTTGGCAGCACTAACATTTTTGTTTTGAATCAATAATTCAAGTGAATCAATGCTTTTGCGCAGGGTTTCCTGAGAAATACTGTTCTTAGATGCTTTACCTGGATCGCTATACAACTGATAGCTACCGAGAATCGTGTCTTTAGTAGTATTCAGAAAATGCAAACCATCTTCTTTCACAGCTACTGTAGCTGTTGCATTATCTTCTTGTGTTACTGTTAAATTGATGATATCGCCAGTGCTGTAAAACACCTCTTTTTCACCTAAACCGCTTCCTCCCTTCAATACCACAGTTTTTTTGTCGCCATCAATATCGGCGTTGCCCTTAAATAAAATCAGGATGCGCTTATTGTGACTGGTACAGGTGCTGAATGCGGAAGCAAGTGCCAGAATAAAAAGGGTTCTTCTCATGATCCGGGTTTCGATAAAAAAAGAGTCACGCCTAAGCGTGACTCAAACTTAGGACTATTTTCCGGTAATTACTTAGCTGCGGCGAAACGTTCAGCCACTTTATTCCAATTTACCACATTCCAGAAAGCAGCCAGATAATCGGCACGGCGGTTCTGGTACTTCAGGTAATAAGCATGTTCCCAAACATCTGCGCCCAAAATAGGGGTGCCTTTTACTTCAGCTACATCCATCAGTGGGTTATCCTGATTAGGCGTAGAGCTTACTTCCAGTTTGCCATCTTTCACAATCAGCCAAGCCCAACCTGAACCGAAACGAGTCATGCCGGCAGCTGCAAACTTCTCTTTAAATGCATCGAAGCTGCCAAAAGCAGCGTTAATCGCATCAGCCAAAGCGCCAGTAGGTGTGCCACCAGCATTGGGTGCCAGACTCTCCCAGAAGAAAGTGTGGTTCCAGTGACCGCCGCCATTGTTGCGTACAGCAGGAGAAATACTACCTGCAGCAGCAACCAGTTCCTCCAGGCTCTTGCCTTCGTTTGGCGTACCAGCAATAGCTTTATTCAGGTTGTCTACATAAGCCTGGTGGTGCTTACCATGGTGAATCTGCATGGTTGTTGT is drawn from Chitinophagales bacterium and contains these coding sequences:
- a CDS encoding CHRD domain-containing protein, translated to MKKSLFTLLSAFLLLFSACKKETNDNMIVTKTNLSLSGAQEVPAVTTTATGSMDVSYNKSTKVLSYTLRWNNLSGAPAAMHIHGPALAGVNAGVLSGISGFTAAATATFSGTVVVDNMTLKEEDLLGGKWYVNIHTSANPSGELRGQINF
- a CDS encoding superoxide dismutase; protein product: MAFTLAPLPYAHDALEPHIDTTTMQIHHGKHHQAYVDNLNKAIAGTPNEGKSLEELVAAAGSISPAVRNNGGGHWNHTFFWESLAPNAGGTPTGALADAINAAFGSFDAFKEKFAAAGMTRFGSGWAWLIVKDGKLEVSSTPNQDNPLMDVAEVKGTPILGADVWEHAYYLKYQNRRADYLAAFWNVVNWNKVAERFAAAK